The DNA sequence TTGCCGTTGAGTTGGGCTGCCACGATGAACAATTCGGCTTCCGCCGCGGCAGGCACCAGCGACTTGACGCCGTCGAGCCGGTAGCCGCTGGGGGTGCGCACCGCGGTGGTCTTCAGCGCGGTGGGATCGAACAACGCGTGCGGCTCGGCGATCGCGACACAGGCCTGCGGCACGTTCTCGCCGGCGAACTCCTTGAGATAGGTGGCCTGCTGGTCGGCGCTACCCCAGTGGGTCAGTGCCGAGGCCACCCCGCCCGGTGCCAGGATCGGCAGGGCCAGCCCCATGTCACCGTACGAAAGCGCCTCGGCCACAAGGGCATTGGTCACCGTGGTGCGGTGCTCGGCGATCCCGTCGAAGTCCTCCGGGACGTTGATCGCGGTGATGCCCAGCTCGGCGGCCTTGGCGATCAGATCGGCGGGGTAGGCGGCGGCCTCGTCGGCGTCGTGAGCCGCCGGACGGAGGATCTCTTCGGCGAACTCACGGACCGTCTCGACGATCATCTTCTGGTCGTCGTCGGGGGTCAGGTCGAAGTAGTCGGCCCCACTCGGGCGCAGGCGGGTGGGCTCTTTGCCCAGGCCCTGGATCTTCTTGAACTGCCGGGTGGTGGCCCCGGCGGTGGAGAAGGCCTGCTTGACGCCGTACTTCAGACCCCGGTTGAGGGGATCGCGAAGGTTGTAGCGGTCCAGGAACTCCTGGCCCAGCAGGGGAGTGATGAGCGCCAGGCCGATGTCGGTGGCAGAGCGCTTGTGCTTGTAGGTGCCGACGGCGCTGTCGCGGGCGCGGGCGCTTTTCGGCTTGGACGGAAGGGTGTTGGTCATATCGGCAGCCTCATAGGTGGTGGGCGGTGCTGATCACGCTGACGCCACCGTATCTTACTCTGGAGTAAGGTACGAAGATCCTGTTAGCTATTTCACACGCCGGACAGCTGCGACAGCGTCGCGTCGTGCAGCAGTCCGTTGCTCGCCACCGCGTTGCCGCCATGCGGGCCGTCGGCGCCGGCGAGGTTGGTGAACCGGCCGCCGGCCTCGCGTACCAGGATGTCCAACGGGGCCAGATCCCACAGCTTG is a window from the Mycolicibacterium anyangense genome containing:
- a CDS encoding acyl-CoA dehydrogenase family protein, coding for MTNTLPSKPKSARARDSAVGTYKHKRSATDIGLALITPLLGQEFLDRYNLRDPLNRGLKYGVKQAFSTAGATTRQFKKIQGLGKEPTRLRPSGADYFDLTPDDDQKMIVETVREFAEEILRPAAHDADEAAAYPADLIAKAAELGITAINVPEDFDGIAEHRTTVTNALVAEALSYGDMGLALPILAPGGVASALTHWGSADQQATYLKEFAGENVPQACVAIAEPHALFDPTALKTTAVRTPSGYRLDGVKSLVPAAAEAELFIVAAQLNGKPALFIVEASTAGVTVKADRSMGIRAAALGQVELDKVTVPLSARLGEDGAADSDYSEAIALSRLGWAALAVGTSHAVLDYVIPYVKEREAFGEPVARRQAVAFMCANIAIELDGLRLITWRGASRAEQGLPFAREAALAKKFGSDKAMQIGLDGVQLLGGHGYTKEHPVERWYRDLRAIGVAEGVVVL